cgtttaattggcaaacagtctgtttattggctgaaactcaaaaattcagccaatcacaacaaagaaaatattgtaataatgattgatgcagctttctgtaattgaaaacaaaatatttgacattaacttgaatgtgacagtgttttccgaatagggttgccagaggccccgtattttactggtaaccccgtatttcaggatagagaaaccggtaattatgaaaataaaatacggggcaaataaaactaaatatttttagggttccgtaactcaaaagcaaaaagaactcttataggatcacttcgttgtctatcagtctgtctgtctttccgtctgtccgtctgtccatctgtccttctatccgtctgtcatgtgttcatgaacaaatattagtattttcaattttcaaagtaagataactacatatatcaagtgggttatcatatgaaagggctttacctgttcattctaaaacagatttttatttatttttatgcataatttttttaatgcataacagtttttgatttctcgtgtaaaatgtcgaaaaaaatacccgaatcggaaccctcggtgcgtgagtctgactcgcacttggctggcgaaaccgaacactgacgttatgtccagtagaaagaatattttccttttgcggcaatgcgtagccgaaacccactcgatattgatcaaaattaataaaaataaaaataaaataaaaaatggtcgtagtcaaggcggcggggcttggtttgaggatgttagcctttttttatacaagttagcccgtgactttaatcttttctagtggtaagtgatgatgcagtttaattttttggccgttagggccatactaaccatataactagccatgaccgaagcctcccaccagaccagaaatttagaaatggcgactgcgcctgggaagccgtcaaaaacctaagcctaaaataatacttacactatttcttgcacttgcttaccaatttttttttggaaatatatccaacatttcgcgctcacttcactcgcgctttgaatttgtattacttggtgtaagccccacaatttcgtttgcatgaatttagagttttaaaaattccgtgggggattttccggactaaaaagcttatgtctgggatgcaagttacctctgaatagtaagtaccaaaattttggtaaagaagatgggccgtgaaagggtaacaaatagataggcaaatagatatactgtcgtattcgtaatattagtatggatagggagctttaaaaataaaatcttgccatggctaaactcgtttccctttcactttaattctttctgtattgaaccaaaaacacttacgctcactgcgctcgcgcttttttattgttgtattttatctcactgtcaaattgaaaggcgaaattccactaaccaggtaattagcccataaagttgagcgaatgtttttttcctcatgacatgattcagttccggccctgataaaacctctcccgaaatcgattcctggctacggccatagtattgatactgtgaaggtggaattacaaattaaatgtaattttaagttaaaatgaaaagattgtatgcatgaaatgtataacattttgctttacaaaactaagagtttttaaaagctatttaaataaataaatcttttatttaaaactacattgcaaacacagttcaccaatcaagacacggcaacatacagagaaaaaatacaaaacttacaaataaactgaaatatctaaataggctttccatgcatttcagagagaaccaccgcctgtttcttcaaatacttcaaattttcaaatttcttcaaatctaaaccccgtatttttgatggtggtagcctgtaaatcaaaaagaggcaggtggcaaccctagactagacctagacagaatgaaaaattgttttcattactcggtatgcctactgccatagtgtgacagaaagtgtgacggtagttgtgacctctgattggccgactctctttcactatttgctaaaattgatgattgcaacaacaatattttcttttatgtaatcgaaaacagaacacggacgtcaaacaggttgactaattgcaatcatttctgaccggctaacattgttccgctagtggctcaaactcattgtcgcagcaagaacatggtaaattcagccaatcacagcaatttgaattggatatcacaaatgtaccgatctaggaaccgagaatgcacgaaccagggcagatagagatgagaacaataatatcatacgtaggaaatcgacgggggatcgttgacaatgatcctcttaaaggtgaaccgtatatatgacatgacagttgacccgaTGAGTAAAAAGGATAGCTCTATTTTAAGACAATCAAATTAGCACTGATCCTTTTATCATGTTCatgtaacattttttattgtCAGTCGTGAAAACCATTGCGAAATTGAGCGCCGCCGAAGGAACAAGATGACGGCATATATCACGGAACTATCTGACATGGTTCCAACATGCTCCGCCCTCGCGCGGAAACCCGACAAACTTACTATACTGCGAATGGCAGTAGCACATATGAAAGCACTGAGAGGTACCTAATCTTTactataacaatattttaatattttgtgtttttgttTGCGCATCACGCATAGTATATTGGGCCAACTGAGACAAATAGAATTGTAGAGATACAGCTTTACTTTGCCTGAGTGTATCTGCtaagaaaaaagttttatttaaagctttaatgttcaaatattacctatttgttAAACAGGAGAACAACACTACATTTAGGAATCTGGAAGATTTCTGTAtcttttttcaaaaatgtagCATTATTTGCACTAGTTTCAGagatgaaaaaaatgaaaatgaaagtatttatttaccaaatacaaagttttttctattctttattTTCATAGGTACTGGAAACACATCTACCGATGGTACATATAAGCCTTCGTTCTTAACTGATCAAGAGTTGAAACACCTCATTCTCGAGGCAGCTGAtggatttttatttgttgttagttGTGATACTGGACGTATCATTTACGTCAGTGATAGTATAGCGCCCGTACTTAACTACACTCAGGTAAATTATTTAACAtgttagtaaattaatttacatgCAGTATTTgattttgtctgtgtgttttaATTAGTACTGTATTTGAAGGGAGAATGGTACTCATCGTGTTTGTACGATCAAGTTCATCCTGACGATGTGGAAAAAGTACGAGAGCAGCTCAGTACACAGGAACCGCAGAATACGGGGCGTATTTTAGACCTCAAAACCGGCACCGTCAAAAAAGAAGGTCATCAGTGTAAGGAATTATTTACcttcttttaaatatattttgtatttatgtctatattttaattttaaagaggattttttttttacaatttgcaCATAGCTTAATAAGTTAGACttactaataatttaaaatagttggATCACGTTTTAGTAGTATGAagatgtttataataattttttttaagttgtttatcaattttttaatttgacaagcaaaaaaaaatttgcgtGCACTATATGAGTgatcttatcagttatcactatggtcaaccaatcaatcaatcaatatcctatatttgtaagtttggatgtaggggaTAATCTGCAGAACTAACTTTCCAATGATATGTACTGCGTTATCTCCTAGTATATTATAGGCTTTAAATTATATCaagcggtcgaagtcgcggggaaAAGCTAGTACATGTATAAAAGTGATACTAGAATAAACACCATGTACACAGCGTCGATGCGGCAAGTGATGGGGTCGCGGCGCGGCTTCATCTGCCGCCTGCGCGTGGGCGGAACGGCCGAGAGCGCGCACCTGGGCCGCCTGCGCGCGCGCAACTCGCTGGGGCCGTCGCACGACGGGCACAACTACGCCGTCGTGCACTGCACCGGCTACATCAAAAACTGGCCGCCGACAGGTTCGTGCCACCCCAGAGTTGATCGCGCAGCCGGTAGTTGCACGCCGCGGGCAACGCATTTTGGAAATACGAATATCGTTAGGCACATAGCTTAAAGCTAACAAATTTTCTAACGCCTAAAATGTATTTTCGACTACATTGAAGTAAAACTGCGCCATATTACGGATGCCTCGACTTTTGTTCCTGTGAGCGATACGCCTAATCAGTTTAAACCATCCgtcttttttacaaaaaaatattttcagccATGTTAAGGTAACGGCAAGGTAAAAGTAACGAATAATCGTCCAACAACGGGTGTTTTGGTCATATGAACTTAGAATTTCTGTCCCCCACTCATCCCGTTGGTAGGTATTTGTGTTTAGGAAAACGTTGGCCAATTCCTAAACCGAAGTAGTATCACAGGAGGCACACTTAGGACGCACCTTCGACATCATCGAGCGCGACTCCTAGCCTGAGCTCCCCCAGCTGCAACGATTAGTGACAAGCCATATTATTACCAGATCGCGCAAATAATGCCATGTCCCTCAAAATGCCTTCAACTTGACACCACATTTCGCCCGAGTTTCTTCGGAATCATCATATCTATGGCGAATCTAATGCATAGTGATGATGTCTTTCGAATTTCCAGTACTATCAAATGCGTTGCTTCTGGCGTGTGCTGTAATGCGCGATCAGCTTATAGTCAATGATAAACATCCTAGTAGCTCGCACATTAGGAAGCAAGGTACTAGTTGGAGCTacaactatattattatttattatgtgttGAGTAGAAGTATCTAGTCAAAGCTCCAGGAGCGCAAGCCGTTTTTCTTTTTGCCGTAAAAAAGTTTCATGCTCTCCAATAGGCACCTTATATAGCCTAACTGGCATGCAAGCTACGAAGACACTATTCTGTTTCGTGAAAAGAAGATTGCCTTTGGCAAAGTTGGTCCTTAGGACCCAGGGATAGATTTGAGAAGTGTACAACCAACCTTCCTAACTCGGAAGAAAAACCATAGAATTATCATTTTTCTACTGAATGGTGACAATACAATTCCATAAATGAATTCGGCGTTCTTAATTTATGCCCAAACTTAAATCTTGATGGCTCCACTTCTTAAATTCATCCTCATGTCCTAAGGGCTAACCCTGCCAAAGCTTCCTCCCTTTTGTTCACGAAACGCcgtcttttaaatattatgttgtgTATATATATACACAACTACAAATTAAATGCattattttgatacagaatACAAGTACCCGGCTTGCTAGATGCTAAGAGTGCTAGAAGCATGTGTATCATAGACTTACCCCACAGAACCTTTGATAAATAACAAGACGAGCCGGACGTCAATAAGCGTCCGAAAAATTATCCCCTCAACCCTAACCATTATTGAGGGTATATTTGTCATTTAGATTATTTATTCTTTAATATTACCCGCATAAGGTCAGTTTTACAATGCCtacgtattttatttatttttggttctgatgtaaacaaaataaagtcaaAGGAAACTGTTTCTGTTAAATTTTGTATGTGGCTACATATCTTCTTACAAACATCATACTTTGCATACTTTACCTAAGCTCAGAACAATAACTAAAGTGAAATGTTTTTGAACTTCGTTTAAAGTGAACAAAACAGATCCAAAAAGTATGATGAAAAATTATATAGTAGGCCATTCAGTTTAATTGGAATTAACTAATTCCATGGATTTTGAAAACAAATTCTAAACGAAAAATATCTCTGCCTGTtctttaatctttatttattgttCAGGCTTACCTGCTAGACTACACTAACATATTCATAGAACTATAGTCAATAGATTAATAATGCAGCAAAGGACAAGTTATAAAtctattcattatattattaacatgCACAATTTTATGTGTTTTGGGATATCAGATCTGTTTACAGGTATGCAGATGGATCGTCCGGTCGAGGATGAGCTGCATGCGTCGCACTGTTGTCTGGTCGCTATCGGAAGATTACAGGTATGTTCGCCGACAAGTTGACGTTAGTCTGCGACGATGACGTGTGACGATGTTAATAATTTcggcgatccgttgctccgttgtgacgcgATTGAAGaacaagccaacaaacaaacacactttcgcatttatataggTAGGGGTAGTGATGcttgtcttattttttttttcgtaataaTTCTATAATTTTTGCTTGTTTTCTTCAAAAAGAAGTACAAAATCTGTCGAAACGTATTATTTCTGGTACTTTGGTTAAAAGTTGATAGATGTGCGAGATACAAAGTATCTTGCAGATGTTTTACCGTGATTTTTAATGTGATTGAGTGGACGGCCTAAGTGCCTGATCTAGTTAGGCGCGCGGCGGAGCGAGCAGAGTTCGTCTCAATGTTATTTTCATACACAAGCGTCGTGAGTTACAGTGTCATCCAGACCCTACACGACGCTTTCTTGCTGGTCTGACCGCACGGGCATGCTCCGCAGACCGCGCGTCGCCCTAAAATGTTACTGTGTTCCGCGCAGGTGACGTCGACACCGAACAGCTCGGAGAGCAGCCTGTGCGGCGGCGGCGTGGAGTTCGTGTCGCGCCACTCGGTGGACGGGCGCTTCACGTTCGCGGACCAGCGCGCCGCGCAAGTGGTGGGCTACGCGCCCGCCGACCTGCTGGGCAAGCTGTGCTACGAGTTCTACCACCCCGAGGACCAGCAGCACATGCGCGACAACTTCGACCAAGGTGACGCGCCCATGCGACCCAGCCTCGTGCGATCCATGCAGGTGACGTCGACGACAAACAGAGCTCGTGTCGCGTGACTCGGTGGATGGGCGCTTCCTGTTTGCAGACTAACGCGCCCCGCAGGAGGTGGGCTCTCAGCCCGCCGACCTGCGGTGTGATtctctaactcagtgtctagcactgaatgatagccaccaagcaggtttttaatccattgaaggttttctacgaaaatatatttttatatcaccctgtgaagcagcaatgtagaaccatcCAACCTCgctggctatcattcagtgtcaGCGAATCACCTAGCTGCTGGGCAAGCTTTGCTACGAGTTCTACCACCCTGACCCCGAGAACCAGCAACAAGCGCGACAATTACGACCAAGGCGTGCCGCCAAGTGTTTGTACATTATATTAATGCGTTTAACATAGGAATAGAAC
This genomic stretch from Maniola jurtina chromosome 2, ilManJurt1.1, whole genome shotgun sequence harbors:
- the LOC123872721 gene encoding aryl hydrocarbon receptor nuclear translocator homolog, which codes for MSAVAPTIPGADPTKDIQKRRAGSIGSDEDDASGGKYTRMEEDNIQDKERFASRENHCEIERRRRNKMTAYITELSDMVPTCSALARKPDKLTILRMAVAHMKALRGTGNTSTDGTYKPSFLTDQELKHLILEAADGFLFVVSCDTGRIIYVSDSIAPVLNYTQGEWYSSCLYDQVHPDDVEKVREQLSTQEPQNTGRILDLKTGTVKKEGHQSSMRQVMGSRRGFICRLRVGGTAESAHLGRLRARNSLGPSHDGHNYAVVHCTGYIKNWPPTDLFTGMQMDRPVEDELHASHCCLVAIGRLQVTSTPNSSESSLCGGGVEFVSRHSVDGRFTFADQRAAQVVGYAPADLLGKLCYEFYHPEDQQHMRDNFDQVLKLKGQIISLMYRFRTKSREWVWLRTSAFAFLNPYNDDVEYIVCTNTLANRSLASTTGEPVAEENYDYHLRQRDVYQAAPPAIHQQHHAPAGGVGARSPGEGGAAGAAYAPHYAPEYSPHRPANTPPNTTWTTLRPSGAAGAAGGGGESYAYSGEGTGAGSPARSPPAPAYLPPAHYHHAHHAAHAPHAAHPAHPTHGMWAWQGGAVGAVGAVGAVGAAGAGAAAEGHATHELSDMLQILDQSGGGAFEELNINMFNANFE